One genomic segment of Natrialbaceae archaeon AArc-T1-2 includes these proteins:
- a CDS encoding SPW repeat domain-containing protein — MSDAVDDSDTGVPSETERQDESTLIANDERRRNMSAISGIAAILGAWVALSVLIYDVGEATLWNNVLIGAVVFLAAGYNFYRLNNDIPLSVGVSALVAVLGIWLIVATAVFGMAAGAFWSTAISGLLIALLSGYNAYEAREAETVVTEGEAEPP; from the coding sequence ATGAGTGACGCTGTAGACGACAGCGACACCGGTGTCCCATCGGAGACCGAGAGACAGGACGAGTCGACCCTGATCGCCAACGACGAGCGGCGGCGGAACATGTCGGCCATCAGTGGGATCGCGGCCATACTCGGCGCGTGGGTCGCCCTCTCGGTGTTGATCTACGACGTCGGCGAAGCGACGCTGTGGAACAACGTCCTGATCGGGGCGGTCGTGTTCCTCGCTGCCGGGTACAACTTCTACCGGCTGAACAACGACATCCCGTTGAGCGTCGGCGTCTCGGCGCTCGTGGCGGTGCTTGGTATCTGGTTGATCGTCGCGACGGCCGTCTTCGGGATGGCAGCGGGTGCGTTCTGGAGTACGGCCATCTCGGGGCTTCTCATTGCACTCCTCTCGGGATACAACGCCTACGAAGCCCGTGAAGCCGAGACGGTCGTCACCGAGGGCGAAGCCGAACCGCCCTGA
- a CDS encoding nuclear transport factor 2 family protein produces the protein MCAEAKAEVEAVIRDYYEALRRGEPLYPYFLEGETTVKVGVSETLYGYDNVVDGLLEQTRTTDDWTVASHGLVVDDRDGYATFADEVGLSWTDLETGDRHDFETRWSGMLERRDEEWLFVSVHVSAPHDL, from the coding sequence ATGTGCGCCGAGGCCAAAGCCGAGGTCGAGGCGGTTATCCGGGACTACTACGAGGCATTGCGCCGTGGTGAACCGCTTTACCCGTACTTCCTCGAGGGCGAGACGACGGTCAAAGTCGGCGTGAGCGAGACGCTGTACGGCTACGACAACGTCGTCGACGGCCTGCTCGAGCAGACGCGTACGACCGACGATTGGACTGTCGCGAGTCACGGTCTCGTCGTCGACGACCGCGACGGCTACGCCACCTTTGCCGACGAGGTGGGGCTTTCCTGGACCGACCTCGAGACGGGGGACCGTCACGACTTCGAGACGCGCTGGAGCGGCATGCTCGAACGTCGCGACGAGGAGTGGTTGTTCGTCTCGGTGCACGTCAGCGCGCCGCACGATCTCTGA
- a CDS encoding zinc-dependent metalloprotease, protein MNIYRSARAVAGASGDHAVDWAAAAEAAKASTEPGSISLEPGEREGYARDVRDARREVRATADLAFEVPDVVEIQNRHHWMDANIATFERVMAPVEDHANAFHGVARTINTGTMTVLLAFLGRNVLGQYDPLLLADTPKDDHALYFVRPNILRVAEALEVEYPRFRRWIAFHEVTHAAEFGAAPWLSSHLEANMQAGIDALAEGSFDKKAFRELDATMTVVEGYAELLMDHAFDDEYADLRRKLDERRQGRGPLQELFRRLLGLGLKRRQYERGKTFFEEVADARGLEAAGAVWEGSECLPTHDELDEPGQWLRRVDP, encoded by the coding sequence GCGATCACGCCGTCGACTGGGCGGCCGCCGCCGAGGCCGCCAAGGCGTCGACCGAGCCCGGATCGATCTCGCTCGAACCCGGCGAGCGCGAGGGCTACGCCCGCGACGTTCGCGACGCGCGTCGGGAAGTACGTGCGACCGCCGACCTCGCCTTCGAGGTCCCCGACGTCGTCGAGATTCAGAACCGCCACCACTGGATGGACGCCAACATCGCGACCTTCGAGCGGGTGATGGCCCCCGTCGAGGACCACGCTAACGCGTTCCACGGGGTCGCCCGGACGATAAACACCGGCACGATGACCGTCCTGCTCGCCTTTCTCGGCCGGAACGTCCTTGGCCAGTACGATCCGCTCTTGCTCGCAGACACGCCCAAGGACGATCACGCGCTCTATTTCGTGCGACCGAACATCCTGCGAGTCGCCGAGGCCCTCGAGGTCGAGTACCCTCGCTTCCGACGCTGGATCGCCTTCCACGAGGTGACCCACGCCGCGGAGTTCGGCGCAGCCCCGTGGCTCTCGAGTCACCTCGAGGCCAACATGCAGGCGGGAATCGACGCCCTCGCGGAGGGCAGTTTCGACAAGAAGGCGTTCAGGGAACTCGACGCGACGATGACCGTCGTCGAGGGGTACGCCGAACTACTGATGGACCACGCCTTCGACGACGAGTACGCCGACCTCCGTCGGAAACTCGACGAGCGCCGACAGGGACGTGGTCCGTTACAGGAGCTGTTTCGCCGGCTGCTCGGGCTCGGCCTGAAACGCCGCCAGTACGAACGCGGGAAGACCTTCTTCGAGGAGGTCGCAGACGCCCGCGGTCTCGAGGCTGCTGGCGCGGTCTGGGAGGGCTCTGAGTGTCTGCCGACTCACGACGAACTCGACGAACCCGGGCAGTGGCTCCGTCGGGTCGATCCCTGA